CACCGGAGTTGACACAATAATATGCATATTAAAGCCTTTAGTACACCTAAAAAAAGGTATCGATTTATTTGGTTCTCGAGGAGTCTAAGGATTTGCTTCGCACTTAGCCTAGGTTAACACAATAATATGCATATTTAATTCATTCACCGAAAAAGACACAGCTATAATCTTGACTTGTGAATAACTTGGTTAAGTgaaatttagtttttttttaaaaaaaactaaatactttttaatttaaaattaaattagtaTATCCAACTATTAGCTCGAATATTTGACATCAAGGCTATTTGGAATAAAATTTAGAGACTAGCTAGTGTTTCAAGCATACTCTCAATTCACTTTTCGGATAATCACAGTACAAAAGATACTGTTCCTTACACATATTTAAATTAAGCTACCAAAATATATGATGCACACCTGCTATGCTTGTAATTATATGAAGATCGATGAGGTAATAATCACCTATTGTATGtataatttttcttgttttatcATATCCAATAGGTGATGTCGTCATCTCATCTGTACTCACGTAAGTGTGCACGATAGATATGTAATATATTAAAACTATATATATTCCCGCGCATATGCTTAGTAAGCTTTACATTTTACGGAGATTCCAACGGTGATAAAGTATTAGCCTTGCACCGGCCAGTTCGCTAGCTACTGTAgcctgagattcttgagaagccTGTAACAAAAATAGAACGCCAGCCCCGGcaaaaaaaaagaaatcaaGGATAAATTTCCTGCTTCGAATGTGATTTACACTTTTAAATGAATGTAAACGAACAATGGTAGCTAgccatgaaaataaattgatgATAGTAGAAAAGAAGAGTTGTTTAAATGACCTGTGTTCATTGCCATATCCTCTAGAATTGCTTGAGATAGCTCCATAATTAGGTATAGGGACTCGATCATTTTCTATGTGATTAATGTCTTTAACTAGAGCTTCATAATGTCTCTTCACTTCCTCCGCTGATTTCCCACCAACTGCCTTGGCTATATTATGCCAGCGATCCGGTGTTTCCCTGTCGTATTTCGCCAGTGCCTCTTCGAACTGCTTGTTCTGTCTCGCCGTCCATGCCATGGAACGTGCCGATTGACAAGAACTCGACGCCATTAGCGAGGGAAGAATCTGTAtttgactaaaaaaaattaattgttgTTTGAGGTATTTGTCGAGCAAAGGTGTACTTTATATATAGGTGAATCAAAGGTAGTGGAATAGGGCAAGTTGACAGAATTTTGTGAATATTAATcgaaagacaagattttggagAATTCTTCAATTAAAAGTCCCTTTTCTGATCTTTTTATAATATCATCATGAGCAAGTGGATTACCAAGAGAATTTCTCCCACATGGTAGGATTAGATCCCTTGATCTGATCAACAAGACATACTATTTAAGATAGATGCCTCAACACATTtagtttttacaaaaaatatgtAATATATTACTACTATGTTTGCATGGTTACGCAGTACGTACAATTAGGTTCGGATACAATATGTATTTGATTCAAATTAATTTGTATCGGTTTAATTGTTATATATCTCACGGATAAATATATATATCGACGagacatataaaaaaaatatttaagaaatattcGAGACTCGATTGCTGATGAATTAAATATATGAATCGATCGACCAAGGatctaaaatttattattttccagTTTGCAGTTAATATAGGCTGATAATTAATATGATGGTGATTTGACTTCAATATAAAGTGTTTTACATGCTAAATTATTCCCCTTGTTCGGAATCATTTTATCAAATCTTGATTtccattatttttgaaaatttctgaTGGAACATGTTGCAGTAACGCGATTCTCCAATTGTTAATTTTGAATGTTGACCCTaaagttaattaattacataATTTGATAAACTGTATGGTCAGTttcaatttaaaaattcaaagaaatatatatatatatatatatatatatatatatatatatatatatatatatatatataagggtTGTTACCCTGCACCGGGTGCAGGGTAACCGTGGGCGACAGTTGAGCTGGCGCCCACATgtgcattttctttttttttaaacaaagtttagcgacggtttttcacaTTCCGTCGCTATTATCGACGGAAtctacaaaaccgtcgctaaacgtctaatttttaaaaaaagcccGGACAGAGGGGAACATAGGGACATTCACAAAATCGATTCTCCCGTCCAACCTACCGCCCACAACACAGAAAAGTGAGGTTCAACTGAAGGCAAATCTGGAGATCTCGTGCAAGGTTTTTCCGTGCGCCTCAAATCCGAAGGTAACTCGATGTTGTCGGAAAATTTATCACTCCCGGTAGAATTTGTGCGTGAATGTGTTAGAAAACCTCGGGTATAAAAATATGTGCGTGAATGTAAATCATAGTTGTTAGAAATATTTGGTTCGATGTATGTGTGAATGTAAGTGCGgctcaaataaaaatttttccGTGCGCCTCAAAAGCACAGTTTGCTTGAAACCTCAcaattttatgaataaaaaggAATTTAAAAGCTCGagtttctctcaaacttttctGTGTTGTGGGGCGGTAGGTTGGACGGGAGAATCGATtttggtttttttaaaaaaaacaacctttagcgacgggttataataatccgtcgctattataaaccgtcgctaaaggttgtttttttttttaaaaaaaagaaaatgcacATGTGGGCGACAGCTGTGCGCCAGCTCAGTTGTCGCCCACGGTTACCCTGCACCCGTCCAACCTACCGCCCCACAACACagaaaagtttgagagaaactCGAGCTTTTAAATTcctttttattcataaaattgTGAGGTTTCAAGCAAACTGTGCTTTTGAGGCGCACGgaaaaattttttatttgagccGCACTTACATTCACTCATACATCGAaccaaatttttatttctaacaACTTCGATTTACATTCACGCACATATTTTTATACCCGTGGTTTTCTAACACATTCACGCACATATTCTACCGGGAGTGATAAATTTTGCGACAACATCGAGTTACCTTCGGATACTATTGATTTCAAGAACATGCACCAAATTGCACTGTGCATGGAGTGACATCAATAAAATGGAAAGATCAATGGTACATTATCCATCAGAACTTTTggtaaaattttcatgattattcatggaatatatatatattataaattaaagaTCACATAACACTAAACAACAACATTTTTTGATGTTgaagtctatatatatataaatacaaagATCTTAATATTGTGAAATGAAACCTCAACCGAATAGActtcatatatataaatacaaagATCTTAATATTGTGAAATGAAACCTCAACCGAATAGACTTCAacatcaaaaaatatatatatatatctatctcCGCTTGTCGTCAACGTCgactaattttaaaaattaggcaaaaacttgtgtgagacggtttcacgggtcgtatttgtgagacgaatctcttttTTAAGTcacctatgaaaaagtattactttttatgttaagagtattactttttattgtgaatatggatagggttgacccgtcttacagattatgatccgtgagacggtctcacataagacctattctaaaaattaatataggtgttgtatgttttagattgatttaTATATGTTCGATATATTCTTGCTTTTAGCTgttattttagtttatatttaCGTTGATTTGcccataaatattatttttctggAGTATTTGTATTGTAACATTTTTATTTATggatttatttttaatgataAAGAAGAGAGAGCCTggatttatttttaatgatcATAGTTTAAAAACGATGAAGaatatttgaataaaaagtCATAAATTTGGGAAAGAGAAATTCAAAAGGGTTGAATCAATATATTATTGACGAGGATCAAGCAAGGGCGTGACCCCTACCCATGGAAATGAAATTTATTCCAAAAGATAAGATACATAAATGATCATGCACTAACATTTATTCCGGAAACATATACTAGCTTGGTGGATTTGACCTTTATTGATCTATCCATCAATTCCATAGCTAGTTGGGTGaatctttatttttaatatggaaaatgatttttattttttttttttgtttattaccttttttttaaatttggatTTTGGTCCATTaacttttcaaattttgattttgatgctCTTAACTTTTAATTGTCGCCTATTTTGGTTCGATTTCTGATGCGACATCTAACAAGTCAATAATTTTCGATATTACTTTAACATTTTCGATGTCACGTCAATATTTTTCGATATCACATCAGTATTTTCTAGTGACGTTAGCAATTGAACAAAAATATCGAAAATTAAAAGTTAATGTATCAAAaccaaatttgaaaatttagtaGACCATAACCAGATTAGAAAAAACTATTTTCTCTTTTAATTATTTCAGACCTTGTGTACTCCGTAACAGTGGATAAATGCATTTTcattgaaataataaaatattataagatAACGTTTGATGCATATTTGATGAAAGTGAGATGCGACGTAATTTTTTATTCATCTCATGTTCCTCTCATTTTTTAGTAATCTCAATTTAATAAATTGGAGCATGATGATATTAGATGTGAGTTGCATTACACATTCGTCTCTACCCACATGATATACATATGATAAATatggtatgaatgaaattttacAATTATTACTCATCTTTTATTCATCTCATCCATAGAATCAAAATACGTGACTATATTCGAATGAAATTAGGAGCGATCTATAGTTGAGATCGACtgtgattaaaaaaaatgaagaagaagaaaaagaagaagaagataggGTGATTTCAAAATTCATATTTGTAGAACAATTCATCATACAATATCAGACCTGAAATTGGACTTTTAATTTTGGAACTTTCGATGAAGTGCCtaatctgcatcacatgaagcCTAATTTCAGCGATTCCAAACTCCACCAGCTACATTTCATTGTAAATGTAAGAGGCTCAGCCCACCAGTCAATTTGGGCCACATTTTTTTTAACGGGAAATTGGCATTCAGTCCCCAAtcgtcaattttttttatgttcagTCCCTGgatacttttttagtaccacatttccacatgaagtgtaccacattttgtatgacatagtaccacaattttgtggatagggagtgaacccaaagaaatattttcattgggaatttttcaccaacttccctTTTTTTAacttattttttttagttttttttttttaaaaaataaattctgTTTAATTCGTTACTCAATGACtttaagaaaagttttgatttgatatttgtTTAACTTTGATGATTATTTGTTTATGATTTAGTAATATCGGGGAAAATTAGTATTTTGATTACGTAAGTTGACATGTTTTGGATTTTAGTTATGTAATTTGTTAATGTTTGATTGTTATCAACTCgcttgtatttttttatttgtcttttattttgaaataactaaatattatttatttgatatcGATTCTTTCTTAGTAACTCATATGGTGTAAATAAAACCCCTGTtacaaatattaaaatttatctaaGTAAAAATAAACCGGAACGACTTTCTTTATTTCAAAACAAGAGGAAAATTATTTCCATCTTGCTTgtgtatataataaatattttattgtcTTCACATTAGTTATGTAAGAGAGcattaatgtaaaaaaaaacaatatccGTTGGataaaaagttaaaaaaaaaattaagttacAGATAAAAACTAAATTTTAACAAGTTAAAGATCTAAAATCAAAATATGTCAACTTACAATATCAAAATCTTAATTTTCCCTTATATTGGGACGCAGAATTAAGAAATTTTATCTAAAGATGTTATATGACTATTTTTGGGGCTTTACTCGAATGAATGGACAAACgaatattttgatatatatatctatCAAAATAAGTATTGATAAAAAAGGACCAATTTATTGGGGGGgaaattgttttatttttattcttcATGTTTGTTTGCGATTTTAGTAATCTATATCGTCAAATTTCAGTGTTAGTTTATTATATTTGTTTTTGACAATTTTACTAATTTTTCCGACAAAAAACCAATGTAGTGCTGATGCGACGCTAATGTTTATAGTGTCACATTATCAATCATGATAAAACAAATGACTGAAATTGCTAAAAATCAGAATACGTGGGACACAAATAGAAATGTTATAAAATAAAAACCAAAATTTCAAAGAGACAAATATACAACaccaaaaaataattttctcaaTTTATTGCTTGGTTTGGATTTTGAAtgctttaaaattaaaattgattCATGGTAGATGTTTGGTaagaggtatatatatataagcaaacGAGAGGTGCTTCTCTGTTTATAGGTGAAGCAGGCAAAATCTAGAAACTTCGAGTAAATTGATTAGCCTAGaaaattagtaaaaaaaaaaaaaatttatgacgtGTGTATGAAAAGAAAAATTATCTTTCTAATAAAAATATCGCTAAAAAAATCGGTTTTATCAATGAAATTAAATCGAAAAGACAATTTTATTATATCCGAAAATTTATCTAACTTAAATGTCATAATATGTCACGAAATTGATTGTGATATCGTTTTAAGGTAACATTAGTGTGAAATATGATACgagttatttaatataaaatgtaTTCATATGATTAAAAGATTCATACTTGACAATGAATAATAATCCACTGTTTGGGTAAAAATTCATCAAGTGAGTGACCTGCTAACCTCAAACAACACCTACCAAGCAAGGAGTTGGTGTACCAATTCATGTAAAATAGAGTTTCTTAACTTGAAATGATTTGAgttcaaaaattataaaaatatattaagcACCTACCATTTGCTTGAATGCTACGTAAAGTCCTCGCTGTCATCTAAGGCTCTCGCATGCCTAAAGCAATGAATAAGAGTGCTATCTCGTCTATATACACTAATGTTACCATTACTCTTTTAATCAGGACGTTATCATGATTATTGTTCACGCTAgcaccaaattttttttttttaaataatattttttcacgggTGATTAAATAAGATATAagtctcataaaattgactaATCATACCGATTCACAAATTGATTTTACGACTAAATACTGCGTGTTAAACATTCATGACTGAATTAATTagttgatataaaatataataggtGAAACATATATATCGCTTGTAGTGTGAGCGTCTCGTGTATATATAGCCTAAACGGGACTCAAACTAGCACCATCTTTTCAAAGAAAAAGCAAGAAAATGGCCGAGAGGAGCAAGATCCTGATCATCGGAGGAACAGGGTACATCGGCAAATTTGTATTGGAAGCAAGCGCCAAATCCGGCCACCCCACGTTTGCTTTGTTAAGAGAGAGCACCATCTCTGATGCTGTTAAAGGCAAAATCGTCGAGGGTTTCAAGAAATCCGGTGTCACCATTCTCATTGTATGTTTTTGTACTCATTTTGGATTCCATAAAATGATTGCTTCTTTATATGCCCTGTCGAGTAATCTTAAAAAGGTTGGATCATGTGTGCTTAAGAAATTATATATGCAGGGTGATTTGTTTGATCACGAGAGCTTGGTGAAGGCTATAAAGCAAGTGGATGTGGTCATATCCACCGTTGGTAACTTTCAGTTGGCTGATCAAGTGAAGATCATTGCTGCTATTAAAGAAGCAGGGAATGTTAAGGTTGGCTTGATTTTCCTGTTTTTCTTGATACCTTCTTTTGTAACTTGGATGATTTCCAAAGAGTTTGGAGCCAGATATCACACTTTCAGGATATTCATGCATAAGttttttcttcttcaacttTTTTAGCAAAAGTTTGGCCGATAATTTATTGCTCAATATGTCTTCCCTACGTGTAATCGGGAAGATATGACAAACTATTGTTTATAGATATATATCGTCACAAGTTTTAAGGACAAGAAAGTGCTGTGTACAATCTAGTCTCTTGTATATCAGTGATGTCTTGTGTAGTGTAAGTTCCTTAATTGTTGTCCAACTCTTGTGACTTGAGGTTATTGCTCTCTTATATTTCTCCAAAAAAACATACTATTTTTGTTCTATGTTGTAGAGATTCTTTCCTTCGGAATTTGGGAACGATGTAGATCGCGCGCGTGCTGTTGAACCAGCAAAGTCTGCATTTGAAACTAAAGCTCAAATCCGCAGAGCAATTGAAGCGGAAGGAATACCATACACCTATGTGGCATCCAACTTTTTCGCGGGATATTCGCTCCCAACGCTAGTTCAACTAGGTGCTACTGCTCCCCCAAGAGATAAAGTGATTATCTTAGGAGATGGTAACGCTAAAGGTATGAtaattttacacacacacacacacacacatatatatatatatatatatgtgcgtGTGCGTGTGCGTGTGCGTGTGCGTGTGCGTGTGTTAACTTCATTCAAATAGCATAGTCTCAATCATCCGTCAAAGAAATAAACCATTTTGTCCCCGGTTTGCAGCTGTGTTCAATTATGAGCTCGATATCGGCACATATACGATCAAAGCAGTGGATGATCCCAAAACATTGAACAAGATTCTGTACATCAAGCCACCTAAGAATATCTATTCATTCAATGATCTTGTTTCGTTATGGGAGAAGAAGATTGGTAAAACAATTGAGAAAGAGTATGTTCCCGATGAACAAGTCTTGAAACAAATTGCAGAAGCTCCAATCCCTATCAACATCATACTCTCTATCAACCACTCGATTTTTGTGAAGGGGGATCAAACATATTTCAAGATCGAGCAGTCGTTCGGGGTTGAGGCCTCGGAGCTGTATCCAGAGATTGAATATAAAACAGTGGAAgagtatcttgatcagtttgtgtgaTGTGCCTATGATATTGTTGTGTGTGTCTCTGCTTATTTATCTGTTTCTACAAATCAGTCTCAATCTCGAATGTGATCGAGCACAATTAAAACAGCTTACAAATTTGTATAAAGTGCTTGCTACTTGCTATATTATATAAGTTAgttaataaccaataatacaaCAGATGTAGCCAaatcaatcaattttttttaaaaaaatagcttTATGTTCTGATAAACAAGTAGTTTTTTATGTGAGTTAAAATCATTTTATTCAATCGTTTCAAAAAAAGCTACTTATTGATAAATATGTTTAAAGTTATAATttacttatatttttttatataaaaataattaattattgatattgaCCAAGACTAAAATCTCAAAATAACCttttatgacaaaaacttgtgtgagatagtctcatggatcgtatttgtgagacggattgaaaaagtactattttttatgctaaaaatattattttttattatgaatatagaTATAGTTGACCCGTCACACAAATTATGCCGTCtaacatgagactcactcttatatTTAAGTGGCAGGCAAGTCCTGTAACCCTCGACACCAAAAAGGCAGCTGAAAAAAGACCACAGACGGGGAATCAATCAAGATTCCGTTCATATTCTAAGAGCGAAGAATCAATAAAAATCAATACTGAATGGGGAGTTTGGGGCGGGCAGTATATTCGCTTGGGCACTGGATTCGAGAAACGGGGCAATCCATTGA
This genomic interval from Primulina eburnea isolate SZY01 chromosome 16, ASM2296580v1, whole genome shotgun sequence contains the following:
- the LOC140816455 gene encoding isoflavone reductase-like protein, with product MAERSKILIIGGTGYIGKFVLEASAKSGHPTFALLRESTISDAVKGKIVEGFKKSGVTILIGDLFDHESLVKAIKQVDVVISTVGNFQLADQVKIIAAIKEAGNVKRFFPSEFGNDVDRARAVEPAKSAFETKAQIRRAIEAEGIPYTYVASNFFAGYSLPTLVQLGATAPPRDKVIILGDGNAKAVFNYELDIGTYTIKAVDDPKTLNKILYIKPPKNIYSFNDLVSLWEKKIGKTIEKEYVPDEQVLKQIAEAPIPINIILSINHSIFVKGDQTYFKIEQSFGVEASELYPEIEYKTVEEYLDQFV
- the LOC140816674 gene encoding protein RADIALIS-like 3: MASSSCQSARSMAWTARQNKQFEEALAKYDRETPDRWHNIAKAVGGKSAEEVKRHYEALVKDINHIENDRVPIPNYGAISSNSRGYGNEHRLLKNLRLQ